Proteins from a genomic interval of Treponema succinifaciens DSM 2489:
- the secF gene encoding protein translocase subunit SecF yields the protein MKTVKKFSKAFPACAVLSSVLILFGIAGFFIRGINFGIDFVPGLLEEVRIGPAAIEISYNGSANISVGTSSTALELVITGTSAENETKIFSYAQNPSIKDIAASLSEVDGLSVSVKGAENVSSYGIYLDSSSTSRLSADAPVLLYVSDASTNVSIDDVRSALASESVEVKELGDDSNRSFQIRAAISKNDISSDSLQAEIIGSLKEKFGESNVAIIKTDFVGSGFSSSNAIKSVILAVVTLLAIWIYCAIRFHWDFAAGAIIGLVHDCLIMFSFISWTQVEFSATSFAAVLTIFGYSINATIVILDRVRENISLIQTKKFNDILNASISETLSRSIITTVTTMFASVALLVFTSGSIKDFAIVLTVGLVSGCYSSMLIVPGFVSLMRRNWEPGEFAKHVRPHNNKNVLSFNSTQNV from the coding sequence ATGAAAACAGTAAAAAAATTCAGTAAAGCATTTCCTGCCTGCGCTGTTTTAAGTTCAGTTTTGATTCTTTTTGGAATCGCAGGATTTTTTATCCGCGGAATAAACTTTGGCATTGACTTTGTGCCTGGTCTTTTGGAAGAAGTCCGCATTGGTCCGGCTGCTATTGAAATTTCCTACAACGGTTCTGCAAATATAAGTGTTGGAACTTCAAGCACTGCACTGGAACTTGTTATAACAGGAACTAGCGCAGAAAACGAAACTAAAATTTTTTCTTATGCGCAGAATCCTTCTATAAAAGATATTGCGGCTTCTCTTTCTGAAGTTGACGGACTTTCAGTTTCTGTAAAAGGCGCTGAAAATGTAAGTTCTTACGGAATTTATTTGGACAGCTCTTCAACTTCTCGTCTTTCCGCAGACGCTCCTGTTTTGCTTTATGTTTCAGACGCATCGACAAATGTTTCTATTGATGATGTCCGCTCGGCTCTTGCCTCTGAAAGCGTTGAAGTAAAGGAACTTGGAGATGATTCAAACAGAAGTTTCCAGATTCGCGCGGCAATTTCAAAGAACGATATTTCTTCTGATTCTCTTCAGGCAGAAATTATCGGTTCGCTCAAGGAAAAATTCGGCGAAAGCAATGTTGCGATTATTAAAACTGACTTTGTAGGCTCAGGATTTTCTAGCAGCAATGCAATCAAGTCTGTTATTCTTGCAGTTGTAACTTTGCTTGCAATCTGGATTTACTGTGCTATAAGATTCCACTGGGATTTTGCGGCCGGTGCTATAATCGGACTTGTGCATGACTGTCTTATAATGTTCTCGTTTATTTCATGGACACAGGTTGAATTTTCTGCGACAAGCTTTGCGGCGGTTCTTACGATTTTTGGTTACTCAATCAATGCCACAATCGTTATTTTGGATCGCGTGCGCGAAAATATAAGCTTGATTCAGACAAAGAAATTTAACGATATATTGAATGCTTCGATTTCTGAAACATTATCGCGCTCAATTATCACAACTGTAACAACAATGTTCGCTTCTGTTGCGCTTCTTGTTTTTACTTCGGGAAGCATAAAAGACTTTGCGATTGTTCTTACAGTCGGTCTTGTTTCTGGATGTTATTCTTCTATGCTCATTGTTCCGGGCTTTGTGTCTTTGATGCGCCGTAACTGGGAGCCGGGAGAATTTGCAAAACATGTAAGGCCGCATAACAACAAGAATGTTCTTTCGTTTAATTCAACACAGAATGTTTAA
- the ispH gene encoding 4-hydroxy-3-methylbut-2-enyl diphosphate reductase, translating to MKVVRAKVLGFCMGVRRAVETASAALENSEKNGHKKVFTLGPLIHNPLVMDSLEKKGAQILEPSSLEKAKSGSVVVIRAHGTTPQVVSALENQGAEILDATCPRVHLSQKRAAEWKKKGFLVVIAGDKNHGEVVSISGYAENHAVVVESAEEALKIEIPEKTVLIAQTTFSPVEFEKIASALKQKNPSVQIFNSICSATMERQNALKELEGKVDAILVIGGKNSANTRRLFETASLICGKTALIEDSSEIPDSFFSLKTVGLTAGASTPDFVIDEIERALLSGK from the coding sequence TTGAAAGTTGTTCGTGCCAAAGTTCTTGGGTTTTGCATGGGAGTCAGACGTGCAGTTGAAACTGCTTCCGCTGCTCTTGAAAATTCAGAAAAAAATGGACATAAGAAAGTTTTTACTCTTGGACCTTTGATTCACAATCCTCTTGTTATGGATTCTCTTGAAAAAAAAGGCGCGCAGATTCTTGAGCCATCTTCACTTGAAAAGGCAAAGAGCGGTTCAGTTGTTGTAATCCGTGCGCATGGAACTACGCCGCAAGTTGTGTCTGCTCTTGAAAATCAAGGGGCGGAAATTCTTGATGCGACTTGCCCAAGAGTTCACCTTAGCCAGAAGAGAGCGGCTGAATGGAAAAAAAAAGGTTTTCTTGTTGTGATTGCGGGCGACAAAAATCATGGTGAAGTTGTAAGCATTTCAGGCTATGCGGAAAATCATGCTGTTGTTGTGGAAAGCGCAGAGGAAGCTTTGAAAATTGAAATTCCTGAAAAAACGGTTTTGATTGCGCAGACAACATTCAGTCCTGTTGAGTTTGAAAAAATCGCTTCAGCATTGAAGCAGAAAAATCCTTCAGTTCAAATTTTCAATTCTATATGCTCAGCGACAATGGAGCGGCAAAACGCATTGAAAGAACTGGAAGGCAAAGTGGATGCGATTCTTGTCATCGGCGGAAAGAATTCTGCGAATACACGTAGGCTTTTTGAAACGGCTTCTTTAATCTGCGGAAAAACTGCGCTCATAGAAGATTCTTCTGAAATTCCTGATAGTTTTTTTTCTTTAAAAACTGTCGGACTTACTGCCGGGGCAAGCACTCCTGATTTTGTCATAGATGAAATTGAGCGTGCATTGCTTTCCGGTAAATAA